The following coding sequences are from one Triticum dicoccoides isolate Atlit2015 ecotype Zavitan chromosome 4A, WEW_v2.0, whole genome shotgun sequence window:
- the LOC119285350 gene encoding 50S ribosomal protein L10, chloroplastic-like: METSFLPTARPLPAFQTLAAAPRCPRPLRRSTIRAAISRGRKEDTVAVVREQLEGCYLLAGIRYEGLTVKQFQGIRDALPESCHLLVAKNTLVGKAIEGTPWEALKPCMKGMNAWLFVHTEEVPVALKPYRAFQKEERVEETNDFIGAVFEGKYYAPAEFKSLETMPSRAEVYSKLLGALNGPATSLVTTLQAPARDVVAVLSAYVRKLEEESGAGDGTA; the protein is encoded by the coding sequence ATGGAGACCTCCTTCCTCCCGACCGCGCGGCCCCTCCCGGCGTTCCAAACCCTAGCCGCGGCCCCGCGGTGCCCCCGCCCTCTGCGCCGCTCCACCATCCGCGCCGCCATCTCCCGCGGGCGCAAGGAGGACACGGTCGCCGTGGTCCGCGAGCAGCTGGAGGGGTGCTACCTCCTGGCCGGCATCCGCTACGAGGGCCTGACGGTGAAGCAGTTCCAGGGCATCCGCGACGCGCTGCCGGAGTCGTGCCACCTCCTGGTGGCGAAGAACACGCTGGTGGGGAAGgccatcgagggcaccccctgggaGGCGCTCAAGCCGTGCATGAAGGGCATGAACGCCTGGCTCTTCGTCCACACGGAGGAGGTCCCCGTCGCGCTCAAGCCCTACCGCGCCTTCCAGAAGGAGGAGCGCGTCGAGGAGACCAACGACTTCATCGGGGCGGTGTTCGAGGGCAAGTACTACGCGCCCGCCGAGTTCAAGTCGCTCGAGACCATGCCCAGCCGCGCCGAGGTCTACTCCAAGCTGCTCGGCGCCCTCAATGGGCCGGCCACCTCCCTCGTCACCACGCTGCAGGCGCCCGCCAGGGACGTCGTCGCCGTGCTCTCGGCCTACGTGCGCAAGCTCGAGGAGGAATCCGGCGCCGGCGACGGCACCGCCTAG